In Microbulbifer elongatus, the DNA window AGCGCCAATTGGCGAAAAAGCCGGACCTGCTTTCCATTATTGGCAGTCGCCTGGAAAAGGCGCAACTGCAGATGGACCATTTCGGCATTGGCCACGAAAACGTGTTTGCCAACCTGGCCAGTATTTACAGCGATACCCTGAGCACCTTCCGTTTTCGCATTCAGGTTCTCGGTGACTTTAACTACCTGCAGCAGCAGCGTATCGCCAATCAGATCCGCACCATGCTGTTTGCCGGTGTACGTTCCGCCATGTTGTGGCGTCAACTTGGGGGTCGCCGGCTGCATCTGCTGTTTCAGCGTAAAAAACTGATCGCAGAAATGGACGCACTGATATCCAAATACGAATCCCTGGAACACTGATTTACCACCTTTACGCCGGACAACTATTCCGGCAAGAGCTCACTACCGGAGAGACACAATGACTGTCGAGCTATCCGCACTTACCGCGGTTTCCCCCATTGATGGACGCTACGAAAGCAAAACCGCCCCACTGCGTGATATTTTCAGCGAATACGGCCTGATCCGCGCGCGCGTCGAGGTCGAAGTGCGCTGGCTGCAACAACTGGCCCGCCATGAAAAAATCACCGAAGTGCAGCCCTTTGCCGGCAACAGCAACCAGATCCTCGACGATATCGTTGCCAAGTTTTCCGTGGAGGATGCCGAACGCATCAAAGAAATCGAGCGCACCACCAATCACGACGTGAAAGCGGTGGAATACTTCCTGAAAGAGAAAGTAAAGGGCGACGAACAGCTGAATGCCGTCAGCGAGTTTATTCACTTCGCCTGTACCTCTGAAGACATCAACAACCTGTCCCATGCGCTGATGCTGCGCGCTGGCCGCGATCAGGTTCTGCTGCCTGCGATGAACCAGATTGTCAGTGAAATAGCCACACTTGCGCAAAACTTTGCCGACGTACCGATGCTGTCACGCACCCATGGCCAGACCGCCAGCCCCACCACCGTCGGTAAAGAACTCGCCAATGTTGTCGCGCGTCTGCGTCGCCAGGTAAAGCAGATTCACGATGTCGAGCTGCTGGGCAAGATCAATGGCGCGGTGGGCAACTATAACGCGCACCTGTCGGCCTATCCGGATGTCGACTGGCAGCAGAACGCGGAAGAATTTGTCACCTCCCTCGGACTGACCTGGAACCCCTACACCACCCAGATCGAACCCCACGATTATATCGCCGAACTGTTCGACGCGATCGCCCGCTTCAATACCATTCTGATCGACTTCGACCGCGATATCTGGGGCTATATCTCGCTCGGTTACTTCAAACAGAAAGTAGTTGCAGGCGAGGTTGGCTCCTCGACCATGCCGCACAAGGTAAACCCCATCGACTTCGAAAATTCCGAAGGCAATCTGGGTATTGCCAACGCCGTCTTCCAGCACCTGGCGGCAAAACTGCCGGTTTCCCGCTGGCAGCGCGACCTCACCGACTCCACCGTACTGCGGAATATGGGTGTGGGTGCCGGGTATTCCGTAATTGCCTACGCAGCCACCATGAAGGGTCTGGGCAAACTGGAAATCAACCGACAACGCCTGGAGGAAGATCTGGACAACGCGTGGGAAGTGTTGGCGGAGCCGATCCAGACCGTTATGCGCCGCTACAACATCGAAGAGCCCTACGAAAAACTGAAAGCACTCACCCGCGGACAGGGCATCACCAAAGAGACCCTGGCAGTATTTATCGATGGCCTGGATATGCCCGAAGAAGCCAAGCAGTCTCTCCGTGAGATGACACCGGCGTCCTATATCGGCAATGCAGTGGCACAGGCCAAAAATATCTAATTCCAGCATTTCACCGGGAGCGCAGAATGTCAGCATCGGGCCAGAAAAACGCCGTACCACCTCTGACCCACCTTGGCGATATGCCAGTGGAAACGTTTTTACGGGACTACTGGCAAAAAAAGCCACTGCTGATTCGCAACGCGTTTCCCGGGTTTGAACCCCCCATTACCGGCGAAGAACTCGCCGGCATGGCGCTGGAGGAACATATTGAATCGCGCCTGATCGAGGAGCGCGGCGCCGAGGGCCCATGGCAGCTGCGCTGCGGCCCCTTCACGGAAGAAGATTTTTTCGCTCTACCGAAATCGCACTGGACACTGCTGGTGCAAGCCGTGGACCAGTGGATTCCTGAAGTCGCAGCGATCAAAGATTGCTTTCGCTTTATTCCTGACTGGCGGCTCGATGACGTAATGATCAGTTACGCCGCCGACCAGGGGAGTGTCGGCCCCCACTACGACTTTTACGATGTCTTTCTGTTACAGGCGGAGGGCGTACGCCACTGGCAACTGGGGCCTAAAGCCGATGCCGACAGCCCTCGGGTCGAAGGCACGCCGCTGAATATACTGGCGAACTTTGCCGCCGAAGCCAGCTGGAAGCTGGAGCCTGGCGACATGCTGTATCTCCCACCGCAATTCAGTCATTGGGGCATTGCCGAAGGTGGCTGTACCACGATTTCGGTAGGCTTCCGTGCGCCTTCTGCGCGCACTCTGCTGGAGGATCTCGGCGGTGAGCTGGCGGCGCAGCTGCCAGAACATGTTCGCTACAGCGACGCCGATCTGAGGCTGCCCGCCAACCCTGCGGAAATCGATCCGGCCAGCATCGCCCGGGTCCAGAAGCAGCTGAAGACATGGCTCGAGCAGCCGGAAACGATCGCGCGCTGGTTTGGCGCTATCATGACGGAATCCAAATACCCGGAAACCGTAGCGCTGGATGCCGGCAGTGCGGAGGACTGGCGTGAGCACCTGTCACAGGGTGGCGGCCTTGTCCTCAACCCGGGGTCTCGCAGTGCCTTTTCCCGCAATCCGGCGCTTCTGTTTGTGGATGGAGAGCCCTTCCCTGCTCCACTGCTGTTTGCGCAAGCCTTCTGCGACAGTCGCACCGTCAGTCACGGCGACACCCTCTGCTATCCGGAGCTGGCCAGCGACAATGGCCTGATCGACCAACTGGTTTCCCAGGGCAGTCTCATTTACCCTGAACATCTTGAATACGACGATCAGGATGATGAGTAGGAGTTCGCTTCATGAGTCTGTTTGTACGCCTTGCTGATTGGCAGACGGACCGGGATGCCATTCGCAGCATTCGCCAGAAGGTGTTTGTGGATGAGCAGCAGGTACCGCCGGAGCTGGAATGGGACGAGCTGGAAGCGTCCGCACAACACTTTCTCGTGTATCACGAGAACAAGCCCATAGGCACCGGGCGGCTGACCGATGGTGGGAAAATTGGCCGCATAGCCATACTGAAAGAAGCCCGGGGTCTCGGTGCCGGGCTCGAACTGCTGCGCCGAATCTGCAAATTTGCCGCGCTCTCCGGGCAGAAAAATGTCTACCTGAATGCCCAGGTGCAGGCGATCCCGTTCTACGAGCGCGCCGGCTTTGCCAGTGCGGGGGAAGAATTTATGGAGGCCGGGATCCCGCATATGCGCATGGAGCGCACCCTGAACGAGAAAGAACCCTGCGCAAATCTCGATGACTGGAACCGCTGATCGACGCAACCGGCTCCAGGCTGGTGTGACAGATACCGAGCCCAGCGTGGTCGACCTGGACGGCAGTGCAGCCTGTGCAGAGGCGCTGACTGTGCTGTTGACCCGAAGCCGCCGCCGGGTGCGCATATATTCGCAACATCTTGCGCGCGCAATTTACCACCAGGAGGACTGTGTCGATGCGCTATCGCAGTTTGCGCGCCGCAGCCGCTACGCGCGGGTGGAGATTCTGATTGCCGACAGCGACCCGCTTCTGCGCCAACCGCACCGACTGCTGCCCCTGACCCAGCGACTCAATAGCCGAATCAGCCTGCACAAAATTCAAAACAGCAGTGAGCCGGGCGACTGGGAGTTTGCGATCGCCGATGACCGTCAGAGTCTACTGATAGCCGATGCAAACAAGTGGATTGGTCAGTACCGCGGTGACGACCCGGTGCGAAATCGCAAACTGCAGGACGTATTCGAGCAAAACTGGCTGAATGCGCGACCCGACCCATCCCTGAGACAATTTGTCCTGTAGACAGGTCGGCCCTATCGCGCTGATCCTCAGCGCTGACTTGCTTTGAACTCCCGACGGCGGCGGTGCAATACCGGCTCGGTGTAACCGTTGGGCTGTGCACATCCCTCAAATACCAGCTCGCAGGCCGCCTGGAAGGCTATGCTACGATCAAACGCCGGCGCCATCGGCCGGTACGCCGGGTCCGCTGCGTTCTGGCGATCTACTACGGCAGCCATGCGTTGCATGGTTTCCCGCACCTGATCCTCGCTACAGACCCCCTGCTTGAGCCAGTTGGCGATATGTTGTGACGAAATGCGTAACGTGGCGCGATCTTCCATCAGTCCCACGTCGTTGATATCCGGCACTTTGGAGCAGCCTACACCCTGATCGATCCAGCGCACCACATACCCGAGAATCCCCTGGGCGTTGTTATCCAGTTCACGCTGGATCTCCGCGTCACTCCAGTCGGCATTCTCCGCCACCGGCACCGTCAGGATATCGTCGAGTTGTGCGGATTTACGGCTGCTCAGCTGATCCTGCACATCCGCCACATTTACCTGATGATAATGCAGAGCGTGCAATGTGGCCGCGGTCGGCGAAGGCACCCAGGCGGTATTGGCACCGGCTTTGGGATGGCCGATTTTGGCCTCCATCATCGCCGCCATCTGATCGGGGATGGGCCACATGCCCTTGCCGATCTGTGCGCGCCCTTTCAGGCCCGTGGCCAGCCCGGTGTCCACATTCCAGTCTTCGTAGGCGGCAATCCATTTGGACTGCTTCATATCTCCCTTGCGGATCATCGGCCCTGCCAGCATCGAGGTATGAATTTCGTCGCCAGTGCGATCGAGGAAGCCGGTATTGATAAATACCACCCGGTCCCGCGCCTCGGCGATACAGGCCTTGAGATTGACCGTGGTGCGACGCTCCTCATCCATAATGCCCATTTTGACAGTATTTCGTGCCAGGCCGAGCGCATCTTCCACCCGGTTGAACAGGGTATTGGCAAACGCAACCTCTTCGGGGCCATGCATTTTCGGCTTTACGATATACACACTGCCCGCACGGGAATTGCGCACCGGTCCCTCGCCACGCAGATCATGGATCGCGATCAGGCTGGTGATCATGGCATCGAGAATACCTTCCGGCACCTCATTGCCCTCTTCATCCAGCACCGCGTCGTTGGTCATCAGGTGGCCCACGTTGCGCACGAACATCAGGCTGCGTCCGGGCAGCGTCAGCTGGCCACCTTCCGCGCCCTGATACTCACGATCCCCATTCAGGGTACGCACGATGTCACGACCACCCTTTTGCACCGTCTCCTGCAGGTCACCTTTCATCAGACCCAGCCAGTTGCGGTATACGATCACCTTATCCTCTGCGTCCACAGCGGCGACCGAGTCTTCACAATCCATAATGGTGGTCAGCGCTGCTTCCACGAGAATATCTTTTACCCCGGCGCTATCTGTTTTGCCGATGGGACTGTCGCGGTCAATCTGGATCTCAAAGTGCAGGTCATTGTGTTGCAGCAGAATGGCTTGCGGTGCGTCCTGTGCACCGCGATAACCGCGGTATTGCCGGCTATTTTGCAAAGTTGCGACTTTGCCATTTTGCAATTCAGCCTCCAGCAGAGAACCATTGATACGGTACTCCGCCACATCTTTATGGCTGGCGCCATTCAGCGGCGCGGCCCGGTTGAGAAAATCCCGCCCAAAGGCAATGACTTTGCCACCGCGCACCGGATTGTATTCCCCCGACTTCTCCGCACCATCGTCTTCGCTGATCACATCGGTGCCGTAGAGCGCGTCATACAGACTGCCCCAGCGTGCATTGGCTGCGTTCAGTGCGTAACGCGCATTCATTACCGGTACAACCAGCTGCGGGCCCGCCATGGTAGCGATTTCCGCATCAACATTTTCGGTCCGGGCAGTGAAATCCGCCGGTTCATCCACCAGATAACCGATTTCTGTCAGAAAAGCTTTGTATTTTTCGAGGTCACGAAACCCGTTGGGATTGTCGCGGTACCATTGATCCATCTGGCCCTGGATCTGATCGCGCTTGTTGAGCAGCGCCCGGTTGACCGGGGCCAGGTCGTCGACGATTTTCTCGAATTCCGTCCAGAACACTTCCTCTTCAACCCCGGTGCCCGGGATCACTTCCTTCGCGATCAATGCGTGCAGTTCTGCGGCGATTTGCAGACCGCCGATACGGACTCTTTCCGTCATGTCTGACCTCTTGGTACTGGTGAGTTCTGCGGCATTCTAAACACCGCACAACCCATATCACTAATTTATAGGTGCAATCTTCACTATTCGCGAAATGAATTACCGGGCATCCAGGCTATAGCTGACGACCCACATCCAGGATCAATCGACGCATCCAACGGTGGGGGGCGCTCTGCTGCAGCAACGGGCTCCAGGCCATTTTCAGCTCCAGCGGTGGTATTTTCAGTGGTGGTTCGCGAAGCACTACCCTGGGATTACTGGACGCCAACTGGGCCATACGGGTCGGTACGGTGACGATCAGGTCACTCTGCTCGGCGAGAAGCATCGCCACCTGGTAATGGCGGGTAAACACCGAGATATCCCGCTTGCGCCCCAGTCTTCCTATGGCCTCATCCACCCAGCCGAGCCGCTGTACATCTTCCGGGTTTACCCCGACGCCAACCCCCATACCGGTTTTACTGACCCAGATGTGCTGTGCTCCGAGATAACTCTCCAGATTGTAGTCCTGCAGTATCGGGTTATCCGTACGCATCACACAGGAAAAGCTATCGCTCCAGATCGTGGCCTGATGAAAGCTCTGCGGCATGGAGTCAAAGCGGTTGATCACCATGTCCACCTTGCCCTGCTCCACGTCCACGAAGCTCACGTCCGACGGGGTCATGATGTCTAGACTGATACCAGGAGCCCCCACCCGCAATTGTTTCAGCAGCGGGGGAATCAATGTGGATTCCGCGTAGTCACTCGCCATGATACGGAAGGTGCGGCGCGCGTCCCTGGGCGTGAAGTCCCGGTTCGGCTGGATGACCTGATCAATGGCCGCCAGCGCTTCCCGCACCATGGGCTGCAGCTCCATGGCGCGCTCGGTGGGCATCATCCCCTCCCGGGTTCGCACCAGCAGCGGGTCGCCGAACAGTTCGCGCAACCGCTTGAGTCCGTTACTCATGGCGGGCTGTGACAGCCCCAGATGGCTGGCCGCGCGGGTCACATTGCGCTCCCGCAGCAGTACGTCCAGGTATACCAGGAGGTTGAGATCAGCTCGTTCCAGATTCATCGGCACACTCGCTACCGGACTCCGTTTGCCGGTGGTTTGTTGTGGTTTCAGGGCGCTCCGGTCATACATTCACGCTTTGTATAGCGAGAATAATGACAATAAATTAGCCAAATTATGCCAGCACTCCTAGGATACGCACAACCTATTCGCAGTCACCGTTCAAGGGAAAATTGCCATGTCTAGCTACGCAAAAGAGATCGAAACAGCTGCCAAGCTGTGTGACGCCAACGGCAGCACCTGGGATGCCATCAGCCCGGAATCCGTCGCACGCATGCGTCTGCAAAACAAATTCAAGACCGGCCTGGATATCGCGCGCTACACCGCGGACATCATGCGCAAGGACATGGAGGCCTACGACCAGGACAGCTCCAAGTACACCCAGTCCCTGGGTTGCTGGCACGGCTTTATCGGCCAGCAAAAAATGATTTCCATCAAGAAACACTTCGAAGGGAATACCGACCGTCGTTATCTGTACCTGTCCGGCTGGATGGTTGCCGCTCTGCGCAGCGAATTCGGTCCCCTGCCCGATCAGTCCATGCATGAAAAGACCTCGGTGGCGGCGCTGATCGAAGAGCTCTACACCTTCCTGCGCCAGGCGGATGCCCGCGAGCTGGGCGGTCTGTTCCGTGAACTGGACGCCGCACGAGAAGCCGGCGACCAGGTGAAGGCAAAAAACATTCAGAACCAGATCGACAATCATGTTACTCACGTGGTGCCGATTATCGCCGACATTGATGCCGGTTTTGGCAATGCCGAGGCCACTTACCTGCTGGCCAAGAAAATGATCGAAGCGGGGGCCTGCTGTATCCAGATCGAAAACCAGGTTTCCGACGAGAAGCAGTGTGGTCACCAGGACGGCAAGGTAACCGTTCCCCACGAGGAGTTTCTGGCCAAGATCCGCGCGGTTCGCTATGCCTTCCTTGAGCTGGGTGTCGATAACGGTGTCATCGTTGCCCGCACCGACTCCCTGGGTGCCGGCCTCACCAAGCAGATCGCGGTGACCAAAGAGCCGGGCGATCTCGGTGACCAGTACAACAGCTTCCTGGACTGTGAAGAAGTCGCTGCCTCGGATCTGAACAATGGCGATGTGATCATCAACCGTGATGGCAAGCTGCTGCGTCCGAAGCGCCTGGCATCCAACCTGTTCCAGTTCCGCAAAGGTACCGGCGAAGCACGCTGCATTCTCGACAGTGTCACTTCCCTGCAAAACGGCGCTGACCTGATCTGGATCGAGACCGAAAAACCGCACGTTCGCCAGATTGGCGCCATGATGGACGAGATTCGCAAGCAGGTTCCCGACGCAAAACTGGTGTACAACAACAGCCCGTCTTTCAACTGGACCCTGAACTTCCGTCAGCAGGTATTTGATGCCTGGAAAGAAGAAGGCAAAGATGTCTCTGCTTACGACCGCGACAACCTGATGAGCGCCGAGTATGACGACTCCGAGCTCTCTAAAGCGGCGGACGAGAAGATCCGTACCTTCCAGGCGGACGCATCCCGCGAGGCGGGCATCTTCCACCACCTGATTACGCTGCCCACCTACCACACTGCAGCACTGTCGACGGACAACCTCGCCAAAGAGTACTTCGGTGAAAAAGGTATGCTCGGCTACGTGGAAGGTGTGCAGCGCAAGGAAATCCGTCAGGGTATTGCCTGCGTGAAACACCAGAATATGGCCGGCTCCGATATGGGCGACGACCACAAAGAGTACTTTGCCGGTGAAGCTGCACTGAAAGCCGCCGGTAAAGACAACACCATGAACCAGTTTGGTTAATCTGTTTGAGCCGATTCGTAGAAATCCCTGAGAATCGCTTCACTCACTTTCGGGCCGCTTAGCGGCCCTTTTTTGTTTCTCCGTTTCTGGTTGTTCAGGAGCGGCGCGCTTCTACATTATTCCCGGCCATGCCTTTTGGCGGAAAAATAGACTAGGCTTTAGGCAATCCACACGATGTTTTACCGCCGCTTATGTCTACTCCGTTTCCAGTCAATGGTTATGTGCTCGTGCTCAATTGTGGGAGCTCTTCACTGAAATTTGCAGTGACTGACCCCGCCACTGGCGATGTTGCACTGAGCGGAATCGGGGAGGCACTGGGACAGACGGAACCCTCGGTCAGCTGGAAGCTGGGTGGCGAGCGATTTTCCCATCCCCTGCCGGAGGGGGCGCGGAATAGCGACGCAATTCGGTTTCTGGTGGAGGAGATCCTTCAGCCAGCCGACGATCTGTATCAGCAAATCATAGCCATCGGGCACCGGGTAGTGCACGGGGGCGAGAAGTTTTCGGAATCGGTCCGGATTGATGACGGTGTGATCCGCGCAATTCGAGACTGCGTAGCGCTCGCGCCGTTACACAACCCCGCACACCTGCTCGGTATCGAGGCTGCGGCTGCGGCATTTCCAGACTTGCCCCAGGTCGCCGTATTCGATACCGCATTCCATCAGACGATGCCGCAACACGCATATATCTATGCGCTGCCGTACGCGCTCTATCGCGAGCACGGCATCCGCCGCTATGGCATGCATGGCACCAGCCACCGATTTGTGACCGGGCGCGCCGCGGAACTTCTCGAAATTCCAGCGCAAAAGATCAATATCATCTCCGCGCACCTGGGTAACGGCGCCTCGGTTACCGCCATCGCCAACGGAAAGAGCGTGGACACCAGCATGGGCCTGACACCGCTCGAGGGGTTGGTGATGGGAACCCGCAGTGGGGATGTGGATCCGGGTCTGCTGATGCACCTCGGTGCGTGCATGGACTATTGTCTGAAAGAGATCAATGACCTGCTAAACAAACAGAGTGGCCTGCTGGGAATCTCCGAGCTCAGCAACGATTGCCGCACGCTGGAAGCGGCATCGTCCGAGGGGCACCGCGGGGCACAACTGGCCCTGGACATTTTCTGCTATCGGCTGAGTAAATACATCGCCGCCTATCACGGCGTGCTGAGCCGGGTCGATGGAGTCGTTTTCACCGGTGGAATCGGCGAAAACTCCGCCCTGATCCGGGAAAAAGTACTGGCACAACTGTGTGGGCTGGGATACCGGCTCGACACTGGTGCCAATGCACAGATGCGCTTTGGTGCAGAAGGTCCGATTCACTCATCCACCGATGGCCTGCAGGATCGACCGGTGCTGGTGATTCCCACCAACGAAGAGTGGGTGATTGCGCGGGACGCCGCGCGACTGGTGTCTGCCAACGGGAGTCTCTGACGATGCCTCGTACCATCATGCTGGTACCCATCAGTACCGGGGTCGGTATCACTTCCGTGAGTCTTGGCGCCCTGCGCGCACTGGAGCGGGACGGAATCAGCGTGAGTTTTTATAAACCCATCGCGGAGACCGTGAAAAATGCGCGCAACCGGGAGCGCAGCAATGAAATTCTGCGCAGGGCCTCTAACCTAAAAGTGCCCGAATCCTTCAGCATGCAGCAAGCAGAGTCGATGATCGGCCATGATGACCTGGCGGATCTGCTGGAAGAAGTACTGGCCCGTTTCAATGAAAATGCACGCAAGGCTGATGTCGCCATTGTCGAAGGATTGGTCCCCAATGCGGAAAACCAGTTTGCCAATCAACTCAACCTGCACATTGCCAAGACGCTGGATGCAGAAATCGTCCTTGTGGTCTGCCCCAATCTGGATTCTACCCAGCAACTGAAAGACCGCCTTGAGGTGGCCATGACCACCTTCGGTGGCACCCGTTCCGGTCGCGTTGTGGGCTGTATTGTCAACAAGGTCGGCGCACCATCCCAGGTACCGGACGCACCCGGCGCAGATATTACCGGCGTCTTCGAAGGCCCACGGGTACGTCGCGGCAGCCTCGAAATTCTATCCCTGTTTGGGAAAAGTCCGCTGCCAATAATTGGCTGCATCCCCTGGAATGCGGATCTGGTGGCACCCAGGGCGAAAGACCTGGCGGACCACTTCCAGGCCGAAATCATCAACTATGGGGAACTGGAAAGCCGGCGGCTGCACAGTGTTACCTTCTGCTCTCGCTCATTGGGCAACATGATTTACCGGTTTGAGCCCGGATCAATGCTGGTGACCTCCGGGGACAGACCGGACGTGATCGTCGCTGCCTGTCTTGCAGCCATGAACGGGGTAAAGATTGGCTGCCTGCTGTTGACCGGGGGCTACCACATCGAGTCGCAAGTCCGGAAATTGTGTGGGCCGGCGATGGAAACGGGACTGCCGGTGATACTGGTGGAGAGCAATACCTGGCAAACTGCACTGCAGTTGCAATCGTTCAATACCGAGACCCCGACCGACGATATCGAGCGCATTGAGAAAGTGCAGGATTACATTGCCGGGCATCTCGACAACCATTGGCTCGAATCGCTCGGTAAGGACTCGAACCGCCCCAAACGGCTTTCTCCCCCCGCCTTTCGCTATCATCTGACCGAACTTGCGCGGCGCGCCAACAAGCGCATTGTACTTCCGGAAGGCGATGAACCGCGCACCGTGAAAGCCGCACTGGTGTGCGCGGAGCGAGGTATAGCGCGTCCGGTACTCCTGGGTGACCCGAAAGAGATTCACCGGGTGGCGGAACAGCAGGGAATCTCACTCGCCGACAAGGTCGAGATTATTGACCCGCAGAATGCGCGCAACAAATACGTGGACGCCATGGTTGAGCTGCGTAAGAGCAAAGGGCTCACTGAAATTGTGGCGAAGGAACAACTTCAGGACAACGTGGTGCTTGGCACCATGATGTTGGCCGAGGGCGAGGTGGATGGGCTGGTCTCCGGTGCCGTGCACACCACCGCAAACACCATCCGCCCTGCCCTGCAACTGATCAAGACAGCGCCCGGCGCAGCGCTGGTATCATCGGTTTTCTTTATGTTGCTACCGGATCAGGTACTGGTTTACGGCGACTGCGCCATCAACCCGGATCCCGACGCAGAGGAACTGGCAGATATCGCAATCCAGTCCGCCGATTCTGCTGAGGCATTTGGTATCGAACCGCGGGTGGCGATGATCAGCTACTCCACCGGCACTTCCGGGTCGGGAAGTGACGTCGAGAAGGTTCGCGAGGCGACCAGACTTGCGCAGGAAAAGCGGCCTGACCTGGTGATAGACGGGCCGCTGCAGTACGACGCGGCGATCATGGAAAATGTTGCGAAAAAGAAGGCCCCGGATAG includes these proteins:
- the pta gene encoding phosphate acetyltransferase is translated as MPRTIMLVPISTGVGITSVSLGALRALERDGISVSFYKPIAETVKNARNRERSNEILRRASNLKVPESFSMQQAESMIGHDDLADLLEEVLARFNENARKADVAIVEGLVPNAENQFANQLNLHIAKTLDAEIVLVVCPNLDSTQQLKDRLEVAMTTFGGTRSGRVVGCIVNKVGAPSQVPDAPGADITGVFEGPRVRRGSLEILSLFGKSPLPIIGCIPWNADLVAPRAKDLADHFQAEIINYGELESRRLHSVTFCSRSLGNMIYRFEPGSMLVTSGDRPDVIVAACLAAMNGVKIGCLLLTGGYHIESQVRKLCGPAMETGLPVILVESNTWQTALQLQSFNTETPTDDIERIEKVQDYIAGHLDNHWLESLGKDSNRPKRLSPPAFRYHLTELARRANKRIVLPEGDEPRTVKAALVCAERGIARPVLLGDPKEIHRVAEQQGISLADKVEIIDPQNARNKYVDAMVELRKSKGLTEIVAKEQLQDNVVLGTMMLAEGEVDGLVSGAVHTTANTIRPALQLIKTAPGAALVSSVFFMLLPDQVLVYGDCAINPDPDAEELADIAIQSADSAEAFGIEPRVAMISYSTGTSGSGSDVEKVREATRLAQEKRPDLVIDGPLQYDAAIMENVAKKKAPDSPVAGRATVFIFPDLNTGNTTYKAVQRSADLISIGPMLQGMRKPVNDLSRGALVEDIIYTIALTAIQASQQKSE
- a CDS encoding acetate kinase: MSTPFPVNGYVLVLNCGSSSLKFAVTDPATGDVALSGIGEALGQTEPSVSWKLGGERFSHPLPEGARNSDAIRFLVEEILQPADDLYQQIIAIGHRVVHGGEKFSESVRIDDGVIRAIRDCVALAPLHNPAHLLGIEAAAAAFPDLPQVAVFDTAFHQTMPQHAYIYALPYALYREHGIRRYGMHGTSHRFVTGRAAELLEIPAQKINIISAHLGNGASVTAIANGKSVDTSMGLTPLEGLVMGTRSGDVDPGLLMHLGACMDYCLKEINDLLNKQSGLLGISELSNDCRTLEAASSEGHRGAQLALDIFCYRLSKYIAAYHGVLSRVDGVVFTGGIGENSALIREKVLAQLCGLGYRLDTGANAQMRFGAEGPIHSSTDGLQDRPVLVIPTNEEWVIARDAARLVSANGSL